From Hylaeus volcanicus isolate JK05 chromosome 2, UHH_iyHylVolc1.0_haploid, whole genome shotgun sequence, the proteins below share one genomic window:
- the LOC128872483 gene encoding TATA-binding protein-associated factor 172 isoform X2: MTSRLDRLFILLETGTNAVTKRAAAQQLGEAQRLHPHDLHHLLARVSTLLKSPQWDTRVSAAQAVQAILAQVPAWDPQYFKKEICTEDGETKKHVPNNRLNLEDFDMEKVLARSSHLTGSEGSEYDLIAADGEQTPNQDEKVIAAKLGLHPRLMGVDTSDLFTTEDLTPAVLSPTTNTQMKMSVGETLKQPGGLSRREMNRARRKARQSVSKQRSREPDDHRSNDDYHNNSNAQSPVNSTGESLNKKIKLEEVISSEMNLNCNTQTESTNGVPDSTGCWPDSVIDWPLESFAENLCQDLFSQKWEVRHGAATALRELIKLHGKGAGKSRDQTADEMEEAHYQWIIDAALRLLCVLGLDRFGDFVSDQVVAPVRETCAQALGSLLLLVPNEKDNDEKNKGVVGILSVMLKLLEHDEWEARHGALLALKYLLAVRDDLLDDILPRVFPAIMKGLSDPVDDVGASAASALIPVASALPRLLEPSELEAVVIRLWELLREQDDLAAACNSFMGLLAAILSLPTARACLTPQPLSQVLPRLWPFLSHSSSSVRKATLQTLQTLTGDDGARTEDRKERWGEGGGLVLQEALRHVFQRVLIEHVTAIQDIAERVWENLVVQSDLELLLHAACPLVSTWLCLAMQPEHVPFNPNLLMTISSPNKGTKSNQIIGSCDGQSDTGNNGGNNAASGNTKSISELKVYIGGIETVAQNIRKSNVVQARCRAARMLGLLSHYVVQPAPGVTYTPDIPSPALCYAKVLLAHLNSRSALQRTVAGLTMSHWATVNDTKPPTIPDILRDKLLGCLNECVYYDEIAASFTRLIHDSRDYIATLKHYKLPVPIETDATGVMTLDQIASLAGKPISELSGMGNATGSGGPSGGNISCGPSTIKLKPKLIESLEERRKALEVGAADTAAQQLSHNVMSMAALAGAATMLHCLPPSPQPLNPLVKPLMEAIKREENEELQRLAAKHLSYLVDLCLDRKPSPNAKISTNLCTFLCSDIEFTPRINIETDADLSDGILTLSNRQKHAERVAYNRGATSGLGGGRGPGRPPTTEIPLEELLACEEPEAKAARTRRRGATLALTAIATHFGNQLPIRLPHLWELILPNLLREDKKITGRENTQEEVNQLIFGLQVLEILAPSLDKALLPPVLGCLTCLCKLLAHPYKAVRHMASRCISVLATLDTEKVIIHIMNSVIPLLEATGGEKVYSTTVTAPSEVESVRQGAAEALTCLVENLGVNIVPYAVLFMVPLLGRMSDQNQCVRLACSATFATLVQLLPLDPGAITDPPDLVEKKAQERRFLEQLLNPRSIPDTELPIPVAAELRSYQRQGLNWLNFLNRYRLHGVLCDDMGLGKTLQTLCILALDHHRNPHAPPSLVVCPPTLTGHWVYEAEKFFETKHLSVLQFAGTPPEREKLRPKVTSHRLIVASYDIVRKDIDYFETRQWNYCVLDEGHVIKNGKTKSAKATKRLHANHRLILSGTPVQNDVLELWSLFDFLMPGFLGTEKQFAAKYSRPILACREPKAGPKEQEAGALAMEALHRQVLPFLLRRNKEDVLQDLPPKITQDYYCDLSTLQRTLYEDFRTRHSASMFYNATCTASVKDPQGGHVFEALRYLRNVCNHPKLVLNPRHPLYQSVCNSLKQQKSSLADIEHGAKLPALKQLLLDCGIGQPQQQQNRNSVSAGGTPDNQPPQQQQLVSQHRALIFCQLKAMLDIVEKDLLRTHLPTVTYLRLDGSVPATQRHSVVARFNADPSIDVLLLTTQVGGLGLNLTGADTVIFVEHDWNPMKDLQAMDRAHRIGQKKVVNVYRLITRSTVEEKIMGLQKFKLLTANTVISTENASLETMATDQLLDLFSLDSGRGKTADGQGDAGSKMALLPGVSRSVLDILPELWEQQQYDDEYDFDSFLSKLKADTQ; this comes from the exons ATGACATCAAG GTTGGATAGATTGTTTATACTATTGGAGACAGGAACAAATGCGGTAACTAAACGAGCCGCAGCGCAACAATTGGGAGAAGCGCAGAGGTTACATCCTCACGATTTACATCATTTGTTAGCAAGAGTTTCTACTCTTTTGAAGTCTCCGCAATGGGATACAAGAGTTTCGGCTGCACAGGCTGTGCAAGCTATACTCGCTCAAGTTCCTGCTTGGGATccacaatattttaaaaaagaaatatgtacag AAgacggagaaacaaaaaaacatgTACCAAATAATAGATTAAATTTGGAGGACTTTGATATGGAAAAAGTCTTGGCGCGTAGTTCGCATCTGACTGGATCGGAAGGCAGCGAGTACGATTTAATTGCTGCCGACGGAGAACAAACGCCTAATCAAGACGAAAAAGTTATTGCTGCCAAGTTGGGTCTTCATCCAAGATTAATGGGCGTCGATACGTCGGATTTGTTTACCACCGAGGATCTTACACCGGCAGTATTATCACCTACCACGAATACACAGATGAAAATGTCCGTGGGTGAAACGTTAAAACAACCCGGTGGACTTAGCAGACGTGAAATGAACAGAGCTAGACGCAag GCACGTCAGTCAGTTTCGAAACAACGCTCGCGAGAACCAGATGACCATCGCAGCAACGATGACTATCATAATAATTCAAATGCTCAATCACCCGTTAATAGCACAGGcgaatcgttaaataaaaaaataaaattagaagaagTGATTTCATCGGAGATGAATCTTAATTGTAATACGCAAACTGAATCAACAAATGGAGTACCAGACAGTACCGGTTGCTGGCCAGATTCTGTGATAGATTGGCCTCTAGAATCGTTTGCCGAAAATCTTTGTCAAGACTTGTTTAGTCAAAAGTGGGAAGTAAGGCATGGAGCTGCGACTGCTTTACGAGAACTTATTAAACTCCATGGGAAAG GCGCAGGTAAATCGAGAGATCAGACTGCGgatgaaatggaagaagctCATTATCAATGGATCATAGATGCCGCTCTACGTTTATTATGTGTGTTAGGATTAGATCGATTCGGGGACTTTGTTTCCGATCAAGTTGTCGCACCCGTTCGAGAAACGTGTGCTCAAGCGCTAGGTTCTCTTTTGTTACTAGTGCCAAATGAAAAAGAtaacgatgaaaaaaataagGGTGTCGTGGGAATACTTTCGGTTATGCTGAAACTTTTAGAACACGATGAATGGGAAGCGAGGCATGGTGCATTACTTGCgcttaaatatttactcgccGTACGAGACGATTTACTAGACGATATATTACCAAGGGTCTTTCCGGCCATCATGAAAGGTCTTTCCGATCCTGTTGACGATGTAGGCGCTTCTGCGGCCAGCGCGCTGATACCAGTGGCATCTGCTCTCCCACGATTATTGGAACCATCCGAGTTGGAAGCTGTTGTAATTCGCCTCTGGGAACTTTTACGCGAACAAGACGATCTCGCAGCGGCATGCAACAGTTTTATGGGGCTACTGGCTGCTATACTTTCGCTACCTACGGCTCGTGCTTGTCTTACACCTCAGCCATTGTCACAG GTTTTGCCACGATTATGGCCATTTCTTAGTCATTCTAGTTCGAGTGTCCGTAAAGCAACGTTGCAAACGTTACAAACGTTAACCGGAGATGACGGTGCTCGCACCGAAGATCGAAAAGAACGATGGGGTGAAGGAGGTGGACTCGTATTACAGGAAGCTCTTCGTCATGTATTTCAACGTGTACTTATCGAGCACGTAACTGCCATACAAGACATAGCCGAACGCGTTTGGGAGAATCTAGTCGTACAGAGCGATCTCGAACTATTATTGCACGCGGCGTGTCCTCTGGTCAGCACGTGGCTCTGCCTTGCCATGCAACCAGAACACGTGCCATTTAATCCAAACTTATTAATGACTATAAGTTCGCCTAATAAAGGAACTAAGAGTAATCAGATTATCGGTAGCTGCGACGGGCAATCGGATACCGGTAACAACGGAGGAAACAACGCTGCAAGCGGAAACACAAAATCGATATCCGAACTGAAAGTTTATATCGGTGGGATCGAGACTGTAGCTCAGAATATAAGGAAATCAAACGTGGTCCAAGCTCGTTGTAGAGCCGCGCGTATGCTTGGATTGCTATCGCATTACGTAGTCCAACCAGCGCCAGGTGTTACTTATACACCGGATATACCTAGTCCTGCACTTTGTTACGCTAAAGTATTACTGGCACATCTTAACTCGCGCTCGGCATTGCAGCGCACCGTCGCAGGTTTGACGATGTCTCACTGGGCGACTGTGAACGATACAAAACCGCCTACGATACCGGACATTCTCAG GGACAAACTCTTGGGGTGTTTAAACGAATGTGTATACTATGACGAGATTGCCGCATCTTTCACTCGACTAATACACGACAGCCGTGATTACATTGCCACTCTCAAACATTATAAATTACCTGTTCCTATCGAAACAGATGCAACGGGGGTAATGACGCTCGATCAAATTGCAAGCCTTGCCGGGAAACCAATTTCAGAGCTTAGCGGCATGGGCAATGCGACAGGTTCCGGAGGACCGAGTGGAGGAAACATTAGCTGCGGTCCGAGTACGATTAAATTAAAGCCAAAGTTGATAGAAAGTTTGGAGGAAAGGCGAAAAGCGTTGGAAGTGGGCGCTGCTGACACAGCAGCGCAACAGCTTTCCCACAACGTTATGTCAATGGCTGCGCTTGCCGGTGCCGCGACGATGTTGCATTGCCTTCCTCCGTCCCCGCAACCGCTTAATCCTTTAGTAAAACCTCTAATGGAAGCTATTAAACGCGAGGAAAACGAGGAGCTACAGAGATTAGCTgcaaaacatttgtcgtaCCTAGTCGACCTTTGTCTAGATAGAAAACCTTCCCCTAATGCAAAG ATATCGACCAATTTATGTACATTCCTGTGCTCGGATATCGAATTCACGCCTCGCATAAATATCGAGACGGATGCGGATCTTTCCGATGGAATTCTTACTTTAAGCAATAGACAGAAACACGCTGAAAGAGTAGCTTACAATCGGGGGGCGACGAGTGGTCTCGGCGGAGGAAGGGGACCAGGCCGGCCACCCACGACTGAAATTCCTTTGGAAGAGCTGCTCGCTTGCGAAGAACCCGAGGCGAAAGCCGCCAGAACGCGTCGACGCGGAGCTACTTTGGCGCTTACCGCTATAG CTACTCATTTCGGAAATCAATTGCCTATTCGTTTACCGCATCTCTGGGAACTAATACTACCGAATCTATTACGAGAAGATAAAAAGATCACCGGCCGTGAAAATACTCAAGAAGAAGTGAATCAGTTAATTTTTGGTTTACAAGTGTTGGAAATTTTGGCTCCGAGTCTAGACAAAGCTTTACTGCCTCCTGTTTTAGGATGTCTTACGTGTTTGTGTAAATTACTGGCTCATCCGTACAAAGCTGTTAGACATATGGCATCGCGATGTATTTCCGTATTGGCTACGTTAGATACGGAGAAG gtaattatacatattatgaACAGCGTAATACCGCTTTTAGAAGCAACTGGCGGAGAAAAAGTGTATTCGACGACGGTAACGGCACCGAGCGAGGTAGAATCTGTAAGGCAAGGTGCAGCCGAGGCATTGACATGCCTTGTCGAAAATTTAGGTGTCAATATAGTTCCATACGCTGTGCTTTTCATGGTTCCTTTACTTGGCCGTATGAGCGACCAAAATCAATGCGTAAGACTAGCTTGTAGCGCAACGTTTGCGACACTCGTACAACTTCTACCCCTCGATCCTGGAGCGATTACCGACCCACCAGATTTGGT GGAGAAGAAAGCTCAGGAACGACGGTTCTTGGAACAACTTTTAAATCCACGCAGTATTCCAGATACCGAACTACCGATCCCTGTTGCCGCAGAGTTGCGTTCTTATCAACGGCAAGGCTTGAACTGGCTGAATTTCTTAAATCGTTATCGACTTCACGGCGTACTATGCGACGACATGGGTCTTGGAAAAACGCTACAGACGCTTTGTATATTAGCGCTGGATCATCATCGTAATCCACACGCCCCGCCGAGTCTGGTAGTGTGTCCGCCGACTTTGACCGGGCATTGGGTGTACGAAGCAGAGAAAttcttcgaaacgaaacatCTTTCGGTGTTGCAATTCGCCGGAACACCGCCCGAACGTGAAAAACTACGGCCAAAAGTTACTTCCCATAGATTGATCGTTGCGAGCTACGACATAGTGCGTAAGGATATCGATTACTTTGAAACACGTCAGTGGAATTATTGTGTGCTTGACGAAGGTCATGTgataaaaaatggaaagacgaaaagtgcaaaggcgacgaAACGATTACACGCCAATCACAGGCTCATACTGTCGGGAACGCCAGTGCAAAACGACGTACTCGAACTGTGGTCCTTGTTCGATTTCCTGATGCCGGGTTTCCTGGGCACCGAGAAACAATTTGCGGCGAAATACTCGCGTCCAATTCTAGCCTGTAGAGAACCTAAAGCTGGACCAAAAGAACAAGAAGCGGGTGCTTTGGCTATGGAAGCACTGCATAGACAG GTTCTACCATTTTTACTTCGAAGAAACAAGGAAGACGTTCTCCAAGACTTACCACCGAAAATTACACAAGACTATTATTGCGATCTATCCACGCTGCAACGTACATTATACGAAGATTTCCGTACCCGACATTCTGCTAGTATGTTTTATAACGCGACGTGTACCGCATCCGTCAAGGATCCTCAAGGTGGGCATGTGTTCGAAGCGTTGCGATACCTACGTAACGTTTGCAATCATCCGAAATTAGTGCTAAATCCACGGCATCCACTCTATCAATCG GTGTGCAATTCGTTGAAGCAACAGAAGAGTAGTTTGGCCGACATAGAGCACGGCGCTAAATTACCCGCGTTGAAACAGTTGCTATTAGACTGCGGTATCGGACAACCGCAACAGCAACAAAACCGTAATTCCGTGTCTGCCGGCGGTACGCCGGATAATCAACCGCCGCAACAGCAACAATTGGTGAGCCAGCATCGAGCTTTAATCTTTTGCCAGTTGAAAGCGATGCTGGACATAGTAGAAAAGGATTTACTGCGCACACATCTGCCGACTGTTACGTATCTTCGTCTCGACGGAAGCGTACCAGCAACGCAAAGGCATTCCGTGGTTGCCCGCTTCAATGCCGATCCCTCGATAGATGTACTCTTACTGACGACTCAAGTCGGTGGACTTGGCTTGAATCTAACCGGCGCAGATACCGTCATATTCGTGGAACACGATTGGAATCCTATGAAAGATCTTCAAGCGATGGATCGAGCGCATCGTATCGGACAGAAAAAGGTTGTCAACGTGTACAGGCTTATCACTAGATCTACGGTAGAGGAGAAAATTATGGGACTTCAAAAGTTTAAACTTTTAACGGCAAACACTGTGATTTCGACGGAAAACGCTTCATTGGAGACGATGGCTACCGATCAG TTgttggatttattttctttggacAGCGGCAGAGGAAAGACGGCTGACGGTCAAGGAGACGCTGGATCAAAAATGGCTCTTCTCCCAGGTGTTAGTCGTTCCGTCTTGGATATCCTTCCCGAGTTGTGGGAACAACAACAGTACGACGACGAATACgatttcgattcatttttatcgaaactgAAGGCTGATACCCAATGA